One Vicia villosa cultivar HV-30 ecotype Madison, WI linkage group LG5, Vvil1.0, whole genome shotgun sequence genomic window, TACCTTCTTTATGAAAAAAAACTTACATATTCTCATAAAAACTTATAAAacaatatttctatttttcttgcaattactttttgattaataaaattaaaataaaagaaattttacataaaattatttttgtcacATCAAACTATTTTTACCACATCACTCATAATCATACGTGGCATCTTctaaaatttatcttttttttttaaattcaaaatcagTCACtatttttcaattaataaaatttaataaaagaaattttacatatttttttcatataGTATATCTAAACTAATTttagcttttttctttttttttttaaatgttatactACTCTTTCATCATACTATTTTCAACAAATAATATTCATATGACAAGCCAACTGTTAgttttttatacaatttttacCATATATCTTCTTCTGTATTcgcttttttgtttgttttatttaactGTATATGTGAGATCTTACTTGTTTGGATACTAAGCAGTGATAGTGTGTATCAGTGTTATTTTGTGTTTATTACATTCTTCCAAAAGTATTCCTTGCTAAATTAAGCTGATAAAATGGACAGTTGTGTTTCATTTTTTATGTTGAGAATCACATCAGTCTGTTTCCCTTCATTTtccaatttatttatgttttttaagcaattttagatgaaaaaaaaatacaatataatgCATATATCATTTTCTTATATATCAATAACGTACCCCAAATTCAACTCACTACAATATTTTATTCTTAGTATAAGAAGTATTTTTTAAAACTCATTTTAAACTAAAAATTCTAACAACACAATAATAACTCCAACTAAATATACTTAGTTAATtgagtatattttttaaaattcatcatttcttaaaaaacaaaataacgtATTGAGTTTCTATTTGAGGTCAAAAGTTCAAATCccaacaaattcaaaaatatattatttcaaatatcattttttttaacattagaataataaaaattcaaaatttaatagtGATATATCTATCTATGTATAACAAATTACTTTTTTGAGAAACAATTTAATTTCTACACcaataaaatcattttaattatttcaattacataaaatacaaataaacaaacaaaatagacttaattgcaattttagtccccctattattctttttttttttgttttggtccccctattttaaaatccgtaattttagtccctatattttagttttttgaggattttggtccccctgcaaattcgaaggcaattttaaatgaaagGACGCACACATTGATGATATGTTAGTGTCAGTTTAGCATTGAaatgttcaaaaaaaaaactatttttatttaagatttatgttgaacatgtcatcaatgggagttccatttcattaaaaattgcattcggatttgcaaggggaccaaaattctcaaaaaactaaaataaagagaCTAAAATTTCGAATTTTAAAATATGGggaccaaaactcaaaaaaataaataatagagggaccaaaattacaattaagccAACAAAATATTAAACACATTCGCACAACGCGCATGTGTCATATTCTAGTTAGATCTTAATTCTACTAAAACTTGCTTATAATCTCTATTACTACCAAATTTCAtattaaaacatgattggatgaggtCCAACTGAATTTTTACTGTGATCAATACCATCTTAAAATTGTCGTTCAACCTAACTCAATCATTTAAAATGGATACCTGATAGAAAAAGGCCCAATAGATCTTCGATAGACTATATTGAGATACTTAAAATCTTTTGACACATTAATAAACATTGACATGAAATATAGGTATTACATATTATATGCATGAAAGAAATAATTGTTGTATAATAAGATAAGACAAGTTCTTAACAATATGAAATTAATATAAAACAATAATATCTTCACTCATGTgttaaaaatatgaatcaaaatagtGTATTGGCAGCCTTATTGTTCTATAAAAAACCCTTCACCATCACTTCAATTCACTCACACCCTCTCATTATTTTCTTGTCTCCTCACATATCATCACAACAATGTCATCCCAACATTTTCTCACTTTGCTCTTCTTCCTTCTCCTGTCATGCAACACCATAACttcttcaacatcatcatcacaaaatGATGACACTTTCGACTTTGCTCGACCAATAATAGATCGCAAATTGTTAGGCCTAAACAAGATGGAAAAACTAAGTCATTTAAAATTCTATTGGCATGACATAATGACTGGAAAAAACCCAACATCATTCAATGTTGTTCCATCACCTTTGAAGTTGAACTCAACCTTTGCTTTTGGTTTAGTCACCATGATGGACGACCCTTTGACTTTAGGACCCGAATTGAGTTCCAAACTTGTTGGAATATGTCAAGGTTTTTATGCGTATGCATCACAGGATAGTTTAGCTTTTCTCATGGCTATGAACTTTGCTTTCGTTGAAGGAAAGTATAATGGAAGTAGTATTACTATCTTGGGGAGGAATCCTGCTATGAATAAGGTTAGAGAGATGCCTGTTGTTGGTGGGAGTGGACTCTTCAGATTTGCTAGAGGATATGCTCAACTTTCTACTTATTCTTTTGATCCCAAAAATGCAATTGCTGTTGTTGAGTACAATGTTTATGTTTCTCACTAAtgattttatgtttaattttaggATTTGTGTTTGTGTGGGTTTTACTATGTTTATGTTTGTTTAGTGTTGGATTTGGATTTGCTGCAATTTAAGGATTTGTGTGCCTATTGTCTGTAAGGCTTGGCTTGgcttggttttattttattttgatttgtgaTCACGGCTAAAATATTTAGACAATGGTTAAATTCAAATGtttcattgttgttgttttatggaCTAGTATTTGGTATGCTTCCTTTTTGCCCTTTGTCAATGTATGTTAATAATAGagcattggccaaaataaatgtATGTTAAACTAAATGTAGCAACAATAGCCTCAAGTGTCATCACTGgccaaaatatatgtttttaaagAAAAGAGCCTCATAccaaatcattggccaaaaactttgtaaatcattttgaaaaagggagGCCTCAGTtataatcattggccaaaaatattgtaattctagttaaaatatttgaaacatttttttaaataggGGAGGCTTCATGAGAAATCATCGGCCAAAACTTAAACCAAATTGAAAAGAAAGGGAGACCTCATATGAAatctgttgtgaattcaatgccaagaacaaagtataaaccaaggaagaataaaggacaaggaagaagcggaacacaataattggttataactgctattcttttactttctcttagaacaagattacaagtttacaagaataacaaataacctctctcaccctaaattaggatttgcagcttagcaatgacgagagactagtatgctatttataataaaaccaaacatactaactaatgggctttttcagcaaggcccattacacaagccaacttaataaacaagctaacttaacaaattagggtttaaacattaaacctaatttaacatgctaacaaccctagcatcttcgacacaagcatgtgaacaaccttcgacttcatgcttaatcctgtcgaaccaagaagctacccttcgaccatactagagttcgatccaatatctcacaaatctccaccttggacctaactctataacatcaagggaacaactagctttcttcatgcagctttatcaactgcatatagtggaaaaacttgcaactcggtaatgtcttggtgatcatatcagcagcattgtcttcagtcgaaaccttcagcacttggacttctccacgctcgattactcctctgacgaaatgcagcctcacatcaatgtgcttagttcgctcatgataggctgaattcttcgacaggtgtattgcactttgactatcacatttaacagtgatacctcgaccttgaagtttcagctccttcgcaaaaccttcaagccacaatgcttctttcacagcttcagttaatgcaatatactccgcttcagtggttgatagagcaacaaccttttgaagtgttgctttccaactaattgttgtgccaaacatagtgaaaacatatccagaaatagatttcttggaatccatacaacctgcataatcagagtcgacatatccttcgattactactttaccatcttcacccaaggctccaccataaattaggactctattcatagacccatttatgtaccttaaaatccacttcaatgcttgccagtgagcctttccaggattcgccatgtacctgcttacaagacttactgcgtatgctatgtcgggtctagtacaaaccatagcatacatcaaagaaccgactatattagcatatgggatgctattcatataggctctttcgacatcagtactgggacactgatcaattctcaacttgaattgagggtttatcggagtcacaactggcttcgaattcgacataccaaacttttcaagaatcttccgtagatatgcctcttgagataggcataacttcgacttctttctatctcttcgaatgtcaattccaagaatcctggaagcaactcccagatccttcatatcgaactccttattgagttcagccttcaccctcatcacatctttgacactgttgcttgctatgagaatatcatcaacataaagcaacaaaataacaaatgaattaccaggtcgaaatctgaagtaaacacaatggtcgaactgacttctaatgaaacttatgtgtgccatgaacttgtcgaatctcctattccactgtcgaggagattgtttcagcccatataaagatctttttAGCTTACACACATgatcttcctttcccttttcgacatacccttcaggttgcctcatcaggatcgtttcatctaaatcaccatacaagaacgcagtcttcacatccattttttccagttcaaggtcgaactgtgccaccatggcaagcaacattcgaatggacctatgcttcacaacaggagagaacacatcattgaagtcgacaccttctttctgagtgaaaccccttgcgaccagtcttgccttgtatcttttcgacgtcactccttcaattccttccttaactttgaaaatccatttacagctgactaaccttgccccaacaggtttcttgatcagttcccaagtgtgattgtcatgaagagatttcatctcatcatccatggccttcagccatttagtcttatttcgactcctcataacttccttgtaatctctaggttcttcgtctagaacctcacttgcagagattaaggcataagctataagatctgcatacccaagtctctgaggtgccttgataactcttctcgacctatctctcgacaataggtagtcatcgacagtttcctcatcctcagcatcttctgcttcttcttcgacttcatctgggatatgcaattcagcatcaacatgctccacctcaacaggaatctctacctgttccagctcttcgtcagatgtttctgtacttcgaccaacatcatcagttttcttaaaagccatttcagcttcattgaaaacaacacctcgactggtgatacacctcctgtgaccaggctctaggcaccatagctgatcggtcaccaattttactTACTTTCCATCGATTATTTGGTAAGAAATCGCTCATTCCGGTAACATCATGGTTTAGTTTTCAATCGCTTTATTTagttttcttcacattttgcaaatgagttcttgtttatttttattgctaATTAGATGCTTTCAAGACTTGTTTTGGTAGTGTTTATTGATTTCAGGAAATAGGAAAGTTTCTAAGAGAATTAGAACAAGAGTGGAAGACAATGTGGACAGCCAGTGTCGTTTGACgcggccagtgtcatttgacacgggcagaagctgaagaagaatggcatgggcagaagctgacacgggcagccaatgtcatttgacacggccagtgtcatttgacacagccagtgtcatttgacacgggcaGAAACAGCAAGAGAAGGGcgtgggcagaagctgacacgggcagcccgtgtcaGCGTGGATTTGAGGCATTAGAGcctttttgctgatttttactTTGGACTCATTAAGGGCAATTTTGTCATTCTGCACCAGATGGAAACATAGTATCACTACTTAAACCTATTTTTCATGAGAAGAGGGCATCTTTTGgcaattgaatttttattttcacGTACAATTTGGGAGAAGAGCAGATACATGCAATTGTTGGGAAAACGGAGATCTCTCAACCGCGGAAGCTATTGAAGATAAAAGTCATCCTAATTATATTGTAATGATTTTCTCTTTCactatgtttgtttttaatttcatgaacatgagaggctaaaccccccaat contains:
- the LOC131606191 gene encoding dirigent protein 22-like, with translation MSSQHFLTLLFFLLLSCNTITSSTSSSQNDDTFDFARPIIDRKLLGLNKMEKLSHLKFYWHDIMTGKNPTSFNVVPSPLKLNSTFAFGLVTMMDDPLTLGPELSSKLVGICQGFYAYASQDSLAFLMAMNFAFVEGKYNGSSITILGRNPAMNKVREMPVVGGSGLFRFARGYAQLSTYSFDPKNAIAVVEYNVYVSH